In the genome of Olsenella profusa DSM 13989, one region contains:
- the murQ gene encoding N-acetylmuramic acid 6-phosphate etherase, translated as MIDLSHLSTEARNPLTMHLDQMSPRELAGVMNDEDGRVVQAVRAVLDQVAQAIEWATEALRDEGRIVYFGAGTSGRLGVLDAVECPPTFGVPPSVVVGLIAGGESAFVRAVEGAEDDLGLCGREMDALGLSGHDLAIGLAASGRTPYVLGGLRHARAVGCRTVAIAGNRNSQIGMEADLAIEPDCGPEVLTGSTRLKAGTAEKMILNMISTGSMVGVGKTYQNLMVDVQQTNEKLRVRAQNITMAATGCTQGQAEEALAQADGSAKVAIVMLLTDTTSDQAKGLLAASQGRISQAVATEEAGEGDAHLDARRRRGGLSASLAPADVSHDGRDALEATGSEHGEKGQQ; from the coding sequence GTGATAGACCTCTCACATCTGTCGACCGAGGCGCGCAACCCGCTCACCATGCATCTCGACCAGATGAGCCCCCGCGAGCTGGCGGGTGTCATGAACGACGAGGACGGTCGTGTGGTGCAGGCGGTTCGTGCGGTGCTCGACCAGGTGGCCCAGGCCATCGAGTGGGCAACCGAGGCCCTGCGGGACGAGGGCAGGATCGTCTACTTTGGTGCGGGAACGTCGGGCAGGCTGGGCGTGCTTGATGCCGTGGAGTGCCCCCCCACCTTTGGCGTGCCCCCCTCTGTGGTGGTGGGTCTCATCGCTGGGGGCGAAAGCGCGTTCGTGCGTGCCGTCGAGGGTGCCGAGGACGACCTCGGGCTGTGCGGCAGGGAGATGGACGCCCTGGGGCTCTCTGGGCATGACCTGGCCATCGGTTTGGCTGCGAGTGGCAGGACGCCCTATGTGCTTGGCGGGCTGCGCCATGCGCGTGCGGTGGGCTGCAGGACCGTCGCCATAGCGGGCAATCGCAATTCCCAGATAGGGATGGAGGCCGATTTGGCCATCGAGCCGGATTGCGGGCCCGAGGTGCTCACGGGATCCACGCGCCTCAAGGCGGGGACCGCCGAGAAGATGATTCTCAACATGATCTCGACGGGTTCCATGGTGGGTGTCGGCAAGACGTACCAGAACCTCATGGTGGACGTGCAGCAGACCAACGAGAAGCTGCGCGTTCGCGCACAGAACATCACGATGGCGGCGACGGGCTGCACGCAGGGCCAGGCCGAGGAGGCACTTGCCCAGGCGGATGGCTCTGCCAAGGTGGCCATCGTCATGCTGCTCACCGACACCACGTCCGACCAGGCGAAGGGCCTCCTTGCGGCGTCCCAGGGAAGGATCTCGCAGGCGGTGGCCACAGAGGAGGCCGGTGAGGGGGACGCCCACCTGGATGCGCGCAGGCGACGAGGGGGGCTCTCGGCATCCTTGGCCCCTGCGGACGTATCGCATGACGGCAGGGATGCGTTGGAAGCGACAGGGAGCGAGCACGGAGAGAAGGGACAACAATGA
- a CDS encoding MupG family TIM beta-alpha barrel fold protein: MHTGVSLYLSNGYEHNARLVEKARRAGVRRAFTSLHIPEERIPDYQREAARLVRLCREAGIELVADVSPRTLGLLGCSSIDDVAQLGLTYLRLDFGFGAPRVAELSRRFHVVFNASTISDDDIAAWRAAGVDLARVAACHNYYPKRWSGLSLRRVASVNDRLKALGVEVMGFVPGDAGLRGPLHEGLPTVEGHRGDTGIGLVRDMLELFDARCDVVLVGDSDVSDIVWRRMGELNRGYVTLHAMLDEAFSYLYGRPQHDRPDSSEFLIRSPESRGWDMPVSAAGSRARTFSCEAGAVVVGNEAYGRYAGEVGIARQPLELDGRDTLAGWVCAEDRPLLPFVTCGRGFVLERPWGPASGWRD, translated from the coding sequence ATGCATACGGGCGTCTCGCTCTATCTGTCGAATGGCTACGAGCACAACGCGCGTCTGGTGGAAAAGGCCCGGCGTGCGGGCGTGCGGCGGGCGTTCACATCGCTGCACATCCCCGAGGAGCGGATCCCCGATTACCAGAGAGAGGCGGCGCGTCTGGTGAGGCTCTGCCGCGAGGCAGGCATCGAGCTGGTGGCAGATGTGTCGCCTCGTACCCTTGGCCTGTTGGGGTGCTCCAGCATCGATGACGTGGCGCAGCTGGGACTCACCTACCTGCGCCTCGACTTTGGCTTTGGCGCCCCGCGCGTGGCTGAGCTGTCGCGTCGCTTCCATGTGGTGTTTAACGCATCGACCATCTCGGACGATGACATCGCCGCCTGGCGTGCCGCAGGCGTGGACCTTGCGCGGGTCGCGGCCTGCCATAACTACTACCCCAAACGATGGAGTGGTCTCTCCCTGCGGCGCGTGGCCTCCGTCAACGACCGCCTCAAGGCCCTGGGCGTCGAGGTCATGGGCTTTGTGCCGGGGGACGCTGGCCTGCGTGGCCCTCTGCATGAGGGTCTGCCCACCGTGGAGGGGCACCGTGGCGACACGGGCATCGGGCTCGTGCGCGACATGCTCGAGCTGTTCGATGCCCGCTGCGATGTGGTGCTCGTGGGCGATTCCGACGTGTCCGACATCGTCTGGCGACGCATGGGCGAGCTCAATCGAGGCTACGTGACCCTCCATGCCATGCTGGACGAGGCGTTCTCGTACCTCTATGGCCGTCCGCAGCACGACCGTCCCGACTCGTCGGAGTTCCTCATCCGCTCGCCGGAGTCGCGGGGCTGGGACATGCCCGTTTCCGCGGCGGGCAGCAGGGCGCGCACGTTCTCGTGCGAGGCCGGTGCCGTGGTGGTGGGCAACGAGGCCTATGGCCGCTATGCCGGCGAGGTGGGGATTGCCCGCCAACCGCTTGAGCTGGACGGGCGTGACACGCTGGCTGGTTGGGTGTGCGCCGAGGACCGGCCTCTCCTGCCCTTCGTCACGTGCGGTCGTGGCTTTGTGCTGGAGAGACCCTGGGGACCTGCCTCCGGTTGGCGTGACTGA
- a CDS encoding zinc ribbon domain-containing protein, translating into MFCTNCGARIEDGSRFCTECGAPVLAEGSADRTVRMDVAKPAARPAAARSARPVPQGVQPVAVTPHAGKFRSAKAAATIPTPTPALRRPQDRLPVAVAIVVAVLIIGIIVFALVAAQVSSQGTAPAPAGDAPVAQQTQQVADSPATNASPSVDTQKDTYTTGSGSETATFKVNADRSVTCDEYGISLQMPAGYTPSVSQDSLHLTKGSIDVSISAHANANGISLDDAYASLTSSSGANGDPSAYATKGDGWCVVSRDRGDGTTFYTMEYVTADKICSLTFDYPTGTSEGDGLIEQVQPTFKVTGDPIRATGH; encoded by the coding sequence ATGTTCTGTACCAACTGTGGCGCGAGGATCGAGGATGGCAGCAGGTTCTGCACGGAGTGTGGTGCTCCCGTTCTTGCCGAGGGCTCAGCCGACAGGACCGTGCGTATGGATGTGGCCAAGCCCGCCGCCCGTCCTGCTGCCGCCAGGTCGGCACGCCCCGTGCCCCAAGGCGTCCAGCCTGTCGCCGTCACGCCCCATGCAGGGAAGTTCCGCTCCGCCAAGGCAGCTGCCACCATCCCCACGCCAACCCCTGCCCTGCGCCGCCCGCAGGACAGGCTGCCCGTGGCGGTGGCCATCGTCGTGGCCGTGCTCATCATCGGCATCATCGTGTTTGCCCTGGTGGCAGCGCAGGTGTCCTCGCAGGGTACTGCACCTGCGCCTGCCGGCGACGCGCCTGTCGCCCAGCAGACGCAGCAGGTGGCCGATTCGCCCGCCACCAACGCCTCGCCTTCCGTCGACACGCAGAAGGACACCTACACCACGGGCTCCGGCAGCGAGACCGCCACGTTCAAGGTCAATGCGGACAGGAGCGTGACCTGCGACGAGTATGGCATCTCGCTGCAGATGCCTGCGGGCTACACCCCCAGCGTCTCGCAGGACAGCCTGCATCTCACCAAGGGCAGCATCGACGTGAGCATTTCGGCGCACGCAAACGCCAACGGCATCAGCTTGGACGATGCCTATGCGTCGCTCACGTCGAGTTCAGGTGCGAATGGCGACCCCTCTGCCTACGCCACAAAGGGCGATGGCTGGTGTGTGGTCTCGCGCGACCGGGGAGACGGGACGACCTTCTATACCATGGAGTACGTCACGGCGGACAAGATCTGCTCCCTCACGTTCGACTATCCCACGGGCACCAGCGAGGGAGACGGCCTGATCGAGCAGGTACAGCCCACCTTCAAGGTGACGGGCGACCCCATCAGGGCGACTGGTCACTAG
- a CDS encoding MurR/RpiR family transcriptional regulator: MIRGLKLRLEEYCGLATASEQAIINFILTTSDQVAGISMSALAKLTCTSPSTIIRLCRKLGCSGYREFQQSLMREVAIASQTDSVVTSDVLSSDSTQAIIDKVTLKNVSSLKLTAEDLDAEAINRAVSLLASARSVCLFGVGASLLVARDLQLKLLRLDIPCNLCDDLHAQLLCAKNMRAGDLSLAVSYSGLTTEVLDCVRVARANGARVVSITRGGYGSPLVSLSDVVLGVAATELVKRTGAMSSRIAQLNVVDILFVSYVNAHYAQSIKRLSSNWIEKGSDVRRPAHDGKGGRS, translated from the coding sequence ATGATTCGTGGCCTGAAGCTCCGACTGGAGGAGTACTGTGGCCTTGCCACGGCATCGGAGCAGGCCATTATCAACTTCATCCTCACCACGTCCGACCAGGTCGCCGGCATATCGATGAGCGCGCTTGCAAAGCTCACGTGCACCTCGCCGTCGACCATCATCCGCCTCTGCCGCAAGCTGGGCTGCAGCGGCTATCGCGAGTTCCAGCAGTCGCTCATGCGCGAGGTTGCCATTGCCTCACAGACCGACTCCGTGGTGACGAGCGACGTGCTCTCGAGCGACTCCACGCAGGCCATCATTGACAAGGTCACACTCAAGAACGTCTCCTCCCTCAAGCTCACTGCCGAGGATCTCGATGCGGAGGCGATCAATCGGGCCGTCTCGCTCCTGGCGTCGGCGCGCAGCGTCTGCCTCTTTGGTGTGGGGGCATCCCTGCTGGTCGCACGCGACCTGCAGCTTAAGCTGCTCAGGCTGGACATACCCTGCAACCTCTGCGATGACCTTCACGCGCAGCTGTTGTGTGCCAAGAACATGCGCGCCGGGGACCTTTCCCTCGCCGTCAGCTACTCGGGCCTCACGACCGAGGTGCTCGACTGCGTGCGCGTGGCGCGTGCGAACGGGGCACGGGTGGTGTCCATCACGCGCGGTGGATACGGGTCGCCCCTCGTCTCGCTCTCCGACGTGGTGCTGGGCGTAGCGGCGACGGAGCTGGTCAAGAGGACGGGTGCCATGTCATCGCGCATCGCCCAGCTCAATGTGGTGGACATACTCTTCGTATCCTATGTCAATGCCCACTATGCGCAAAGCATCAAACGGCTCTCGTCCAACTGGATCGAGAAGGGTTCGGATGTGCGCCGGCCGGCGCACGATGGGAAGGGAGGGCGTTCGTGA
- the pheT gene encoding phenylalanine--tRNA ligase subunit beta — protein sequence MRVSYEWLKGMVDIPDDPQDLVREFVRTGTEVEAVERVGADITKVVTAQVLEKVPHPNSDHMFVCKMDVGTHNVDEDGNPVPLQVVCGAQNFNQGDKTATALVGATLPGGVKIRRGRLRGIDSCGMNCSERELGLGGDHEGIMILPPDAPVGVDFVRWRRLSDTVIDCEITPNRPDCLSMVGMATEVSAMLDEDTHIELPKVQSESAAFGRSADLVDVRIDDASLCPRYTARVVRNVKIGPSPEWLAKRVIAAGSRPINNVVDVTNYVMYLTGQPLHAFDLGKLSERAGKRHIVVRAAADGEEVTTLDGERRTLTGDMVVITDDDRVPVALAGVMGGLDSEIDEGTCDVLLESASFEAGHISRASRSLDLMSEASIRYERQVDTAGCATVATVAAALFEQCCSAQVCEGIVDVHPAPVSPVTLTLRPDRVRALCGAPIETSFMVERLRRLGCVVTGSADEHSALTVVAPTNRPDLTREVDLVEEVLRLWGEGDVEPTLPAARNHAGGLTVEQRCLRRIGAVLRASGLSETSTYAFADAGDLKRLGMGETGRGIPVRIMNPLVADQSEMRRDLLPGLLRSVAYNIDHGVQNVHLYEIGRVFHGREGKSQPSEPSFVAGVLSGSWDDNQWNRTYHDLDFFDAKGIVEGLLEALRITKVRFRVADPERYGWLQPGRAAEVLGRGELLGWVGTMHPASLRNVGIDVPVVAFELSTAALLRLARRELPYKEVPTLPGVSIDLALVVDEDMPFEQVAQRVRSAGGKLLADVRLFDVYRDPVRVGAGKKSMAFSLTYRAADHTLTSEEVERAHNKLVTKVTKSTGGEVRR from the coding sequence ATGCGCGTCTCCTACGAGTGGCTCAAGGGCATGGTGGACATCCCCGATGACCCCCAGGACCTGGTGCGCGAGTTCGTCCGCACCGGCACCGAGGTCGAGGCCGTCGAGAGGGTGGGCGCCGACATCACCAAGGTCGTGACGGCGCAGGTGCTTGAGAAGGTCCCGCACCCCAACTCGGACCACATGTTCGTCTGCAAGATGGACGTGGGAACCCACAACGTGGACGAGGACGGCAACCCCGTGCCGCTGCAGGTGGTCTGCGGCGCCCAGAACTTCAACCAGGGCGACAAGACCGCCACGGCGCTGGTGGGAGCCACGCTTCCGGGGGGCGTCAAGATCAGGAGGGGCAGGCTGCGCGGCATCGACTCCTGTGGCATGAACTGCTCGGAGCGTGAGCTGGGCCTGGGGGGTGACCACGAGGGCATCATGATCCTGCCGCCCGATGCGCCGGTGGGCGTGGACTTCGTGCGGTGGCGCCGGCTGAGTGACACCGTCATCGACTGCGAGATCACGCCCAACCGCCCCGACTGCCTCTCCATGGTGGGCATGGCGACCGAGGTCTCCGCCATGCTCGACGAGGACACCCACATCGAGCTGCCAAAGGTGCAGAGCGAGAGCGCCGCCTTCGGTCGTTCCGCCGACCTCGTGGACGTGCGCATCGACGATGCGTCGCTCTGCCCGCGCTATACCGCGCGCGTGGTGCGCAACGTCAAGATCGGCCCCAGCCCCGAGTGGCTGGCCAAGCGCGTCATCGCCGCGGGCAGCCGCCCCATCAACAACGTGGTGGACGTCACCAACTACGTGATGTACCTTACCGGACAGCCCCTGCACGCGTTCGACCTGGGCAAGCTCTCCGAGCGCGCTGGCAAGCGCCACATCGTGGTGCGTGCCGCCGCCGATGGCGAGGAGGTCACCACCCTCGATGGCGAGCGGCGCACGCTCACGGGCGACATGGTCGTCATCACCGATGACGACAGGGTGCCCGTGGCGCTGGCTGGTGTGATGGGGGGCCTCGACTCCGAGATCGACGAGGGCACCTGCGACGTGCTCCTGGAGTCCGCGAGCTTCGAGGCGGGGCACATCAGCCGCGCCAGCCGCAGCCTCGACCTCATGAGCGAGGCCTCCATCCGCTACGAGCGTCAGGTGGACACCGCGGGGTGCGCCACCGTAGCCACCGTGGCGGCCGCCCTCTTCGAGCAGTGCTGCTCGGCCCAGGTATGCGAGGGTATCGTGGACGTCCACCCCGCGCCCGTCTCGCCCGTGACGCTCACGCTGCGCCCCGACCGCGTGCGCGCCCTGTGCGGTGCCCCCATCGAGACCAGCTTCATGGTGGAGCGCCTGCGTCGCCTGGGGTGCGTGGTCACGGGGAGCGCCGACGAGCATTCCGCACTCACGGTGGTCGCCCCCACCAACCGGCCCGACCTCACGCGCGAGGTCGATCTCGTCGAGGAGGTCCTGCGTCTCTGGGGTGAGGGCGACGTGGAGCCCACGCTGCCCGCCGCGCGCAACCACGCCGGTGGCCTCACCGTGGAGCAGCGGTGCCTTCGCAGGATCGGCGCCGTGCTACGCGCCAGCGGCCTCTCCGAGACGAGCACCTACGCCTTTGCCGACGCCGGCGACCTCAAGCGCCTGGGCATGGGAGAGACCGGTCGCGGCATTCCCGTCAGGATCATGAACCCCCTGGTGGCAGACCAGTCCGAGATGCGCCGCGACCTCCTGCCGGGGCTTCTGCGCTCCGTTGCCTACAACATCGATCATGGCGTGCAGAACGTGCACCTCTATGAGATCGGCCGGGTGTTCCATGGCCGCGAGGGCAAGAGCCAGCCGAGCGAGCCCAGCTTTGTGGCCGGTGTGCTCTCGGGCTCCTGGGACGACAACCAGTGGAACCGTACCTATCACGACCTGGACTTCTTTGATGCCAAGGGCATCGTGGAAGGTCTGCTCGAGGCGTTGCGCATCACCAAGGTGCGCTTCCGTGTGGCCGACCCCGAGCGGTACGGCTGGCTGCAGCCCGGTCGTGCCGCCGAGGTGCTTGGCAGGGGCGAGCTGTTGGGATGGGTGGGTACCATGCATCCTGCGAGCCTCCGGAACGTCGGCATCGACGTGCCGGTGGTGGCCTTCGAGCTCTCCACGGCAGCCCTGCTGCGCCTGGCCAGGCGCGAGCTTCCCTACAAGGAGGTGCCCACGCTGCCTGGCGTCTCCATCGACCTTGCGCTCGTGGTGGATGAGGATATGCCCTTCGAGCAGGTGGCGCAGCGCGTCAGGAGCGCTGGTGGCAAGCTGCTGGCAGACGTGCGCCTCTTTGACGTGTACCGCGATCCCGTGCGCGTGGGAGCGGGCAAGAAGTCCATGGCCTTCTCGCTCACGTATCGCGCGGCCGACCACACCCTCACCTCCGAGGAGGTCGAGAGGGCGCACAACAAGCTCGTGACCAAGGTGACCAAGTCCACGGGTGGTGAGGTGAGAAGGTAA
- the pheS gene encoding phenylalanine--tRNA ligase subunit alpha: MAMSDDLRAIQTQAEQGIAQAGTLDELERVRVAFLGKKGSLTAIMRSMGAVPQEDRPAMGQLANSVRGSVESALAARREALERAALEERISAEAVDVTLPGRRLHAGTQHLISQIREEIEDIFVGLGYTVEDGPYIEDVYHNFTALNAPADHPSRAASDTFYVVDNAPEGKGDLGLSVSDMLLRTQTSGVQVRVMERQGPPIYMICPGTVFRPDTADANHLPQFTQVEGLVVDEGITFGDLKGTLDQLTCEIFGADRATRYRPHFFPFTEPSCEVDVSCGVCHGAGCRFCKGTGWLEILGCGMVDPNVFDYVGIDPERYSGFAFGIGVERVAALRYDLPDLRMLMTGDMRFLRQF; the protein is encoded by the coding sequence ATGGCAATGTCCGATGACCTCAGGGCCATTCAGACACAGGCGGAGCAGGGTATCGCGCAGGCGGGCACGCTCGACGAGCTCGAGCGGGTGCGTGTGGCCTTTCTGGGCAAGAAGGGCTCGCTCACGGCCATCATGCGCTCCATGGGAGCGGTTCCCCAGGAGGATCGTCCGGCCATGGGTCAGCTCGCCAACAGCGTGCGTGGTTCCGTGGAGTCCGCACTCGCCGCGCGCAGGGAGGCACTCGAGCGGGCCGCGCTGGAGGAGCGCATCTCGGCCGAGGCCGTGGACGTCACGCTGCCGGGCCGCCGTCTCCACGCGGGGACCCAGCATCTCATCTCCCAGATCCGCGAGGAGATCGAGGACATCTTCGTGGGGCTTGGCTACACCGTGGAGGACGGCCCCTACATCGAGGACGTCTACCACAACTTCACCGCGCTGAACGCACCCGCCGACCACCCCAGCCGCGCCGCGTCCGACACCTTCTACGTGGTCGACAACGCGCCCGAGGGCAAGGGCGACCTGGGGCTGTCCGTCTCCGACATGCTGCTGCGCACCCAGACCTCCGGCGTGCAGGTGCGTGTCATGGAGCGCCAGGGGCCGCCCATCTACATGATCTGTCCGGGCACGGTCTTTCGTCCCGACACGGCCGACGCCAACCACCTGCCGCAGTTCACGCAGGTGGAGGGGCTCGTGGTGGACGAGGGCATCACCTTTGGCGACCTCAAGGGCACGCTCGACCAACTCACGTGCGAGATCTTCGGTGCCGACCGCGCCACCCGCTACCGCCCGCACTTCTTCCCGTTCACGGAGCCGAGCTGCGAGGTGGACGTCTCGTGTGGCGTGTGCCACGGCGCGGGCTGCCGCTTCTGCAAGGGCACCGGCTGGCTTGAGATCCTGGGCTGCGGCATGGTCGATCCCAACGTCTTCGACTACGTTGGCATCGACCCCGAGCGCTACTCCGGCTTCGCCTTCGGCATCGGTGTGGAGCGTGTGGCAGCCCTGCGCTACGACCTGCCCGACCTGCGCATGCTCATGACCGGCGACATGCGCTTCCTGCGTCAGTTCTAG
- a CDS encoding PTS transporter subunit EIIC: protein MEYARVAREVLAAVGGRENVRGNMACMTRLRLTVADPAKVDGAAVRAVEGVMALVEDVDRCEVVFGPGVVNKVLDEFVKLTGVKAGDVEDVDVRSAAAENKAAQRARYDKPVQRFLKRIGNIFVPLLPGIIAAGLINGIANVINYSTGDAFNTVWWYQCIRTMGWALFLYLPLLVGSNACKEFGGSSVLGAMAGALSISNAAMPLLLKDATSGVALVQLPFALPTATFANGGISIAASMTYNPAAGGLLGALICGIFFAFLERRLHRLMPSVLDTFLTPLCTVIVGSLVAIIVLQPVGAFLTQGIFFALQFFYDTLGAFGAYLLSSTFLPLVSVGLHQALTPIHAMLNDPAGPTQGVNYLLPILMMAGGGQVGAGIALLVRTRNERVRTYLRESIPVGILGVGEPLMYAVTLPLGKPFVTACLGAGVGGVLAWLFHLGTVSQGVSGLFGLLIVVPGTQWLYVVAMLAAYGAGFVLTYFFGVDEDRINDVFGA, encoded by the coding sequence ATGGAGTATGCACGTGTCGCGCGCGAGGTCCTCGCTGCCGTTGGTGGCAGGGAGAACGTGCGGGGCAACATGGCCTGCATGACGCGGCTACGCCTGACGGTGGCCGACCCGGCCAAGGTGGATGGTGCTGCCGTGAGGGCCGTCGAGGGGGTCATGGCCCTCGTGGAGGATGTCGATCGCTGCGAGGTGGTCTTTGGCCCAGGTGTCGTCAACAAGGTGCTGGACGAGTTCGTCAAGCTTACGGGCGTGAAGGCTGGAGACGTGGAGGACGTGGACGTGCGCAGCGCCGCGGCCGAGAACAAGGCCGCCCAGAGGGCCAGGTACGACAAGCCCGTGCAGCGCTTCCTCAAGCGCATCGGCAACATCTTCGTGCCCCTGCTGCCGGGCATCATCGCCGCAGGTCTCATCAACGGCATCGCCAACGTGATCAACTACTCCACGGGCGACGCGTTCAATACCGTATGGTGGTACCAGTGCATCAGGACCATGGGCTGGGCGCTCTTCCTCTACCTGCCCCTGCTCGTGGGTTCCAACGCCTGTAAGGAGTTTGGCGGCTCCTCCGTTCTGGGTGCCATGGCCGGTGCACTCTCCATCTCCAACGCAGCCATGCCATTGCTGCTGAAGGATGCCACCAGCGGTGTTGCCCTCGTGCAGCTGCCCTTCGCGCTGCCGACGGCCACGTTTGCCAACGGGGGCATCTCCATTGCGGCATCTATGACGTACAACCCTGCGGCCGGTGGTCTTCTGGGTGCCCTCATCTGCGGCATCTTCTTTGCCTTCCTCGAGAGGCGCCTGCACAGGCTCATGCCGAGCGTGCTCGACACCTTCCTGACCCCGCTCTGCACGGTCATCGTGGGCTCCCTTGTGGCCATCATCGTGCTGCAGCCGGTGGGCGCCTTCCTCACGCAGGGCATCTTCTTCGCGCTGCAGTTCTTCTACGACACGCTTGGCGCGTTTGGTGCCTACCTGCTGTCATCCACGTTCCTGCCCCTGGTCTCCGTGGGCCTGCATCAGGCCCTGACGCCCATCCATGCCATGCTCAACGATCCTGCCGGTCCCACGCAGGGCGTCAACTATCTGCTCCCGATCCTCATGATGGCCGGTGGTGGCCAGGTTGGCGCGGGCATAGCCCTTCTGGTGAGGACCAGGAACGAGCGCGTCAGGACCTACCTGCGCGAGTCCATCCCCGTGGGCATCCTCGGCGTGGGAGAGCCGCTCATGTACGCCGTGACGCTGCCCTTGGGCAAGCCCTTCGTGACCGCCTGCCTGGGTGCGGGCGTGGGCGGCGTGCTGGCGTGGCTCTTCCACCTGGGCACGGTCTCGCAGGGCGTCTCCGGCCTGTTTGGCCTCCTGATCGTGGTGCCGGGCACGCAGTGGCTCTACGTGGTCGCCATGCTGGCCGCCTATGGTGCCGGGTTCGTTCTCACATACTTCTTTGGCGTCGACGAGGACCGCATCAACGACGTGTTTGGCGCATAG
- a CDS encoding HAD family hydrolase, with protein sequence MPDTRLILTDIDGTILPYGQTRVGERCLDAFHAAMDAGLRVGPASGRGLRWIPPLLRDDGSCCATALASNGMEVYLDGCEVHKELLPHDALRSLADVLRGMPGCGLVCFDDVTPELVVGSREELTRCFPSYGRSCVSVDDVPRIDIVKANVFSDDTITLMHELADRLAALIPQLDFDVPRAGWLNVLTRGWGKGPAIDVLCGRLGIGLDQVAVFGDGGNDVSMLSYVPLSFAVSGATRDAKDAARYLIGACEDDAVPMAIEALVRGEMPPHTASSCHLH encoded by the coding sequence ATGCCAGACACCAGACTCATCCTCACGGACATTGACGGCACCATTCTGCCCTACGGGCAGACACGGGTGGGGGAGCGCTGCCTCGACGCGTTCCACGCGGCCATGGATGCGGGCCTGCGTGTGGGGCCGGCCAGTGGGCGTGGTCTCAGGTGGATTCCGCCGCTGCTGAGGGACGATGGGTCGTGTTGCGCCACGGCACTCGCCTCCAATGGCATGGAAGTCTATCTGGACGGCTGCGAGGTGCACAAGGAGCTGCTGCCCCATGATGCCCTGCGGTCATTGGCTGACGTCCTACGCGGCATGCCCGGCTGTGGCCTCGTGTGCTTTGACGACGTGACGCCCGAGTTGGTCGTGGGCTCGCGCGAGGAGCTCACGCGCTGCTTCCCCAGCTATGGCAGGAGCTGCGTTTCCGTGGACGACGTTCCCCGTATTGACATCGTGAAGGCCAACGTCTTCTCTGACGACACGATCACCCTGATGCACGAGCTGGCGGATCGCCTGGCGGCGCTGATCCCACAGCTCGACTTCGACGTGCCCCGGGCGGGGTGGCTCAACGTCCTCACGCGGGGGTGGGGCAAGGGGCCGGCGATCGACGTGCTCTGTGGGCGCTTGGGCATCGGCCTCGACCAGGTCGCCGTGTTCGGCGACGGTGGCAATGACGTCTCGATGCTCTCGTACGTGCCCCTGTCGTTTGCCGTGAGCGGGGCAACGCGGGATGCGAAGGATGCGGCACGCTACCTCATCGGCGCCTGCGAGGACGATGCCGTGCCCATGGCCATCGAGGCGCTCGTACGGGGCGAGATGCCTCCGCATACGGCTTCGTCCTGCCACCTGCACTGA